Proteins encoded within one genomic window of Conchiformibius steedae:
- a CDS encoding DUF2069 domain-containing protein: MKSPYRAAALCWFALIMLTLLWDGLFAPLATGRWLLLLKLLPLCLPVRGIWQGRIYTYQYCSMLVLAYFAEGVMRLFDAPAASLYFAAAQTVLTVAFFVLCLRYLSLFKQKKSS; encoded by the coding sequence ATGAAATCCCCCTACCGCGCCGCTGCCCTGTGCTGGTTTGCCCTAATTATGCTGACCCTGTTGTGGGACGGTTTGTTTGCCCCGCTTGCCACAGGACGCTGGCTGCTGCTGTTGAAACTGTTGCCGCTGTGCCTGCCCGTGCGCGGGATTTGGCAAGGACGCATTTATACCTATCAATATTGTTCCATGCTGGTGCTGGCGTATTTTGCCGAAGGGGTGATGCGCCTGTTTGACGCACCTGCAGCAAGCCTGTATTTCGCCGCCGCACAAACCGTGCTGACGGTGGCGTTTTTTGTTTTGTGTCTGCGTTATCTGTCTTTATTTAAACAGAAAAAATCATCATGA
- a CDS encoding homoserine dehydrogenase — MQTINIGILGLGTVGGGTAQVLRDNAAEIARRLGRNVNVFMVSTRNVGKAFKVCPDALFTTDPFEVVSHPEVDIVVELFGGSDTAKDLVLQAIENGKHVVTANKKLLAEYGNEIFAAAAQKNVMVHFEAAVAGGIPIIKALREGMSANRIQSVAGIINGTSNFILTQMREKGQSFADALKLAQELGYAEADPTFDIEGHDAGHKITIMSALAFGTPVNFGACYLEGISRLESRDIKYAEELGYRIKLLGITRRSAQGIELRVHPTLIPECRLLANVEGVMNAVRVDADMVGETLYYGAGAGALPTASAVVADIIDISRMIGADTANRVPYLAFRADNVREQPILSMDDITSSYYLRVRAADRAGVLGSIANLLAEQGISIEALIQKAVLDDNQAEIVILTHSTVERNIQAAITAINAHESVSAPVVMIRMESLQSLAA; from the coding sequence ATGCAGACAATCAACATCGGAATTTTGGGTTTGGGTACGGTAGGCGGCGGAACGGCGCAGGTGTTGCGCGACAATGCTGCCGAAATCGCCCGCCGTTTGGGACGCAATGTCAATGTGTTTATGGTGTCCACGCGCAATGTGGGCAAGGCGTTTAAGGTTTGCCCCGATGCGCTGTTTACCACCGACCCGTTTGAAGTGGTCAGCCATCCCGAAGTGGATATTGTGGTGGAACTGTTCGGCGGCAGCGACACGGCTAAAGATTTGGTGTTGCAAGCCATTGAAAACGGTAAACATGTGGTTACCGCCAATAAAAAACTGCTTGCCGAATACGGTAATGAAATTTTTGCTGCCGCCGCTCAAAAAAATGTGATGGTGCATTTTGAAGCCGCAGTCGCAGGCGGGATTCCGATTATTAAGGCTTTGCGCGAGGGCATGTCTGCCAACCGCATTCAATCCGTTGCGGGCATTATCAACGGCACCAGCAATTTTATCCTTACGCAAATGCGTGAAAAAGGACAAAGTTTTGCCGATGCGCTGAAGTTGGCACAGGAATTGGGTTACGCCGAAGCCGACCCCACGTTTGATATTGAAGGACACGATGCGGGACACAAAATCACCATTATGTCGGCGCTGGCATTCGGCACACCCGTGAATTTTGGCGCGTGTTATCTGGAAGGCATCAGCCGTTTGGAAAGCCGCGACATCAAATACGCCGAAGAATTGGGCTACCGCATCAAGCTGTTGGGCATCACACGCCGCTCGGCGCAAGGCATTGAGTTGCGCGTTCACCCTACTTTAATCCCTGAATGCCGTTTGCTGGCGAATGTGGAAGGCGTGATGAACGCCGTGCGCGTAGATGCCGATATGGTGGGCGAAACCCTGTATTACGGTGCGGGCGCGGGCGCGTTGCCCACTGCCAGCGCGGTGGTGGCGGATATTATTGACATCAGCCGCATGATTGGTGCAGACACCGCCAACCGTGTGCCTTATCTGGCGTTCCGTGCCGATAATGTGCGCGAACAACCTATTTTGTCAATGGACGACATTACCAGCAGCTATTATTTGCGCGTACGCGCCGCCGACCGTGCAGGCGTGTTAGGCAGCATTGCCAACCTGTTGGCAGAGCAAGGCATTTCTATTGAAGCCCTGATTCAGAAAGCCGTATTGGACGACAATCAGGCAGAAATCGTGATTCTGACCCACAGCACAGTGGAACGCAATATCCAAGCCGCGATTACCGCCATCAACGCCCACGAATCCGTTTCCGCGCCCGTGGTGATGATACGCATGGAATCCCTGCAAAGCCTTGCGGCTTAA